The Chryseolinea soli genome contains a region encoding:
- a CDS encoding hemolysin family protein, whose protein sequence is MNALLFPGSMIALAFSFFFSGMETAFRHVHMDRVPVGKYPRLPYDIISYFMKRPTWFVGTTRVGNTLALAGFSFGMALWMAPAFGAQFGPQYMTLQVLLQTLITTALLTFTSDILSHRIFRLSPERILFALAPLFGLCFVLLFWLMYPLVSLSRWITLRVLHLPYNDQRPVFGFTDLNQYLKKIYNVKPDAEVLHVDKKIFYNALEFKTVKVRECMIPRTEITATEINESIGTLREAFVESGHSKVIIYNQVIDDVVGYCHSSSLFKKPQHIRDILTPIIIVAETSLANELMIRFINERKSLAVVVDEFGGTSGIVSMEDVIEEIFGDIEDEHDEDTLVEQQQDDHTYLVSARLEIDYLNETYGWKLPEGEYETLGGLILALAEDFPKTGQAFHMPPYTFTIQSTLDNRIGTVKVTLEKAEETA, encoded by the coding sequence ATGAATGCTCTCCTCTTCCCGGGTAGTATGATCGCCTTGGCGTTTTCGTTTTTCTTCTCGGGTATGGAGACGGCCTTTCGCCACGTGCACATGGACCGCGTTCCCGTAGGAAAATATCCACGGCTCCCCTACGACATCATTTCCTATTTCATGAAACGTCCCACCTGGTTTGTGGGCACCACCCGTGTGGGCAACACCCTGGCCCTGGCCGGCTTCAGCTTTGGCATGGCCCTGTGGATGGCGCCGGCATTTGGCGCACAATTCGGACCGCAGTACATGACCCTGCAAGTGCTGCTGCAAACCCTGATCACCACCGCACTGCTCACGTTCACGTCCGACATTTTATCGCATCGTATTTTCAGGCTCAGTCCCGAGCGCATCCTCTTTGCGCTGGCGCCGCTGTTTGGCCTTTGCTTTGTTTTACTCTTCTGGCTCATGTATCCGTTGGTTTCGCTTTCGCGATGGATCACCCTCCGCGTGCTGCACTTGCCCTACAACGACCAGCGGCCCGTCTTTGGCTTTACCGATCTGAATCAATACCTGAAAAAGATCTACAACGTGAAGCCCGACGCCGAAGTGCTGCACGTAGACAAGAAGATCTTCTACAATGCCCTGGAATTTAAAACCGTGAAAGTGCGCGAATGCATGATCCCCCGCACGGAGATCACCGCCACGGAAATAAACGAAAGCATCGGCACGTTGCGCGAAGCCTTTGTGGAGAGCGGCCACTCGAAGGTGATCATCTACAACCAGGTGATCGACGACGTGGTGGGCTATTGTCACTCCTCATCGCTTTTCAAAAAGCCACAACACATCCGCGACATTCTCACCCCCATCATCATCGTCGCCGAAACTTCGCTGGCCAACGAGCTCATGATCCGCTTCATCAACGAACGCAAAAGCCTGGCCGTGGTGGTCGACGAGTTCGGCGGCACTTCGGGCATTGTGAGCATGGAAGATGTGATCGAGGAGATCTTTGGCGACATCGAAGACGAGCACGACGAAGACACGCTGGTGGAGCAACAGCAGGACGACCACACCTACCTGGTGAGCGCCCGCCTGGAAATAGACTATCTCAACGAGACCTATGGCTGGAAGCTGCCCGAGGGCGAGTATGAAACGCTGGGCGGCCTCATCCTGGCCCTGGCGGAGGACTTTCCGAAGACCGGCCAGGCCTTCCATATGCCCCCCTATACCTTCACCATTCAGTCCACTTTAGACAACCGCATCGGCACGGTGAAGGTGACCCTGGAAAAAGCGGAAGAAACGGCCTGA
- the lptC gene encoding LPS export ABC transporter periplasmic protein LptC, with product MTTRPKTMTGLCSASLILPSVVISSFSRHIFFIALAALACSCNKAEVKKPVEYTGPISEAEKVELYYTENDKVKIKMLADVLYEFQTGDREFPKGIYMEFYKEDGSLESTLRANHAYFFKAENQWRGRGKVEVKNLQKNEQLNTEELFWKPAEKKIFTEKFVTIRQQSDVIYGEGLDAKQDLSDYTIRRPTGEIEVKD from the coding sequence ATGACAACACGCCCGAAAACGATGACCGGCCTCTGCTCAGCATCATTGATCCTCCCGAGCGTCGTCATCTCCTCGTTTTCGCGTCATATTTTTTTTATCGCCCTGGCCGCGTTGGCGTGTAGCTGCAATAAAGCGGAAGTGAAGAAACCCGTGGAATACACCGGCCCCATCAGCGAGGCCGAGAAAGTAGAACTCTACTACACGGAAAACGACAAGGTGAAAATAAAGATGCTCGCCGACGTGCTCTACGAATTCCAAACCGGCGATCGCGAATTTCCCAAGGGCATCTACATGGAATTTTACAAAGAAGACGGCAGCCTGGAGTCGACGTTGCGCGCCAACCATGCCTATTTTTTTAAGGCCGAAAACCAATGGCGCGGCCGTGGTAAAGTGGAAGTAAAAAATCTTCAAAAAAATGAACAGCTCAACACGGAAGAGCTGTTCTGGAAACCCGCCGAAAAGAAAATATTCACCGAAAAATTTGTCACCATCCGCCAGCAAAGCGATGTGATCTATGGGGAAGGGCTGGACGCCAAGCAAGATCTTTCGGACTATACCATCCGCCGGCCCACCGGCGAGATCGAAGTAAAGGATTAG
- a CDS encoding type III pantothenate kinase — MNTEPRNVVVDYGNSAAKVGIFNGDTLMARHVFAEAEELKTFLQNFSASGFIISSVNRDAAIVADWAQNAKQKFILSPSLPLPIQNRYATPATLGVDRIAGVCGALRLHPGAPCLVIDAGTCITYDFLDKDGVYYGGGISPGLRMRFQAVHTFTAKLPLIAPVDHPPLIGNSTETCIQSGVENGVVAELNGIIAQYREKFEGLKVILCGGDALFFENQLKGSIFAVPELVLSGLNSILIYNVSR, encoded by the coding sequence ATGAACACTGAGCCGCGCAATGTGGTGGTAGATTACGGTAACTCTGCTGCCAAGGTAGGAATTTTTAACGGTGACACGCTGATGGCGCGCCATGTGTTTGCGGAGGCCGAAGAATTGAAAACCTTTCTTCAAAACTTTTCGGCATCGGGCTTCATCATCAGTTCGGTGAACCGGGACGCGGCGATCGTGGCGGATTGGGCCCAGAACGCAAAACAAAAATTTATTCTGAGCCCTTCGCTCCCATTGCCCATCCAAAACCGGTATGCCACGCCGGCCACGTTGGGTGTGGACCGCATCGCCGGCGTATGTGGCGCCCTGCGTTTGCATCCGGGCGCTCCGTGCCTGGTGATCGACGCCGGCACCTGCATCACCTACGATTTCCTGGATAAGGATGGCGTGTATTATGGGGGCGGCATTTCCCCGGGACTGCGGATGCGATTTCAGGCCGTGCATACGTTCACGGCAAAATTGCCGTTGATAGCTCCCGTAGATCACCCGCCACTGATCGGCAACAGCACCGAAACCTGCATTCAAAGCGGGGTCGAAAATGGTGTAGTGGCCGAGTTGAATGGCATAATTGCCCAGTACAGGGAGAAATTTGAGGGTTTGAAGGTGATTTTGTGCGGCGGTGATGCCCTATTTTTTGAAAACCAGTTGAAAGGGTCCATATTTGCGGTCCCTGAACTGGTACTCAGCGGATTAAACAGCATTTTGATTTATAATGTCAGTCGTTAA
- a CDS encoding anhydro-N-acetylmuramic acid kinase, with protein MDSPQNFKVIGLMSGTSLDGLDMAYCHFKKNEKGWSYAIKKATTVKYPATWIQHLSTAQNLPGEALIALDAAYGQWLGKTCAAFMQQHKVRPDFIASHGHTIFHQPRKGFTYQLGNGNALHAACGVPVVCDFRSLDVTLGGEGAPLVPAGDKFLFQEYDVCLNLGGIANLSVDVDNVRRAYDVCFNNMGLNYLALKTGKTFDKDGAMASDGKINAPMLKALNTVNNALKKKRPSLGREIFEQRIQPILDMPGIPTKDKLHTFAFSSAQEIAEAIRTSTRNARVLCTGGGAFNAFFISQLLDACADDAQLVIPEDDIIKFKEALVFAFLGVLRTLNEVNCLQSVTGAKRDSSAGIKIGF; from the coding sequence ATGGATTCACCGCAGAACTTTAAAGTTATTGGCCTCATGTCGGGCACTTCCCTCGACGGCCTCGACATGGCGTATTGTCATTTTAAGAAAAATGAGAAAGGTTGGTCGTACGCCATCAAAAAAGCGACCACGGTAAAGTATCCCGCGACCTGGATCCAGCATTTATCGACCGCCCAGAACCTGCCGGGGGAGGCGCTCATTGCCCTGGATGCGGCCTACGGCCAATGGTTGGGCAAGACCTGCGCTGCCTTCATGCAGCAACACAAAGTGCGCCCCGACTTTATTGCCTCTCACGGCCACACCATCTTTCATCAGCCACGCAAGGGGTTCACCTATCAGTTGGGCAACGGCAATGCCTTGCACGCCGCGTGTGGCGTACCCGTGGTATGCGACTTCCGGAGTTTGGATGTGACGCTTGGGGGCGAAGGAGCTCCCTTGGTGCCGGCCGGCGACAAGTTTTTGTTTCAGGAATATGACGTATGCCTCAATCTGGGTGGCATTGCCAACCTCTCGGTGGATGTGGACAACGTGCGCAGGGCCTACGATGTTTGCTTCAACAACATGGGCTTGAACTATCTCGCCCTCAAGACCGGCAAAACATTCGACAAAGACGGCGCCATGGCTTCCGACGGCAAGATCAATGCCCCCATGCTCAAAGCTTTGAACACGGTGAATAATGCCTTGAAAAAGAAACGTCCATCCCTGGGCCGCGAGATCTTCGAACAACGCATCCAACCCATCCTCGACATGCCGGGCATCCCCACAAAGGATAAGCTCCACACGTTCGCCTTCTCCAGCGCCCAGGAAATCGCCGAAGCCATCCGCACCTCCACCCGAAACGCCCGGGTACTCTGCACGGGAGGAGGCGCCTTCAATGCCTTCTTCATCTCCCAACTCCTCGACGCCTGCGCCGACGACGCCCAACTCGTCATCCCCGAAGACGACATCATCAAATTCAAAGAAGCCCTCGTCTTCGCTTTCCTCGGCGTACTGCGCACCCTCAACGAAGTGAACTGCCTCCAAAGCGTTACCGGCGCCAAACGCGATTCATCTGCCGGAATAAAAATCGGATTTTGA
- a CDS encoding aspartate kinase → MVVLKFGGTSVGKPERMKKIAELVLGTPGKKIVVLSALSGTTNTLVAIGDHLLLGQKAKAEEEIAALEKHYQAFIKELYSSDSFQAIGQELVSRFFIFIRLLAAGQFDNKSYRELLAQGELISTELFYQHLQERKISARLLPALYFMSIDENDEPELEKISERLKPLVNSLNNIDIIITQGYICRNNRNEIDNLKRGGSDYTASLVGAAIRAEEIQIWTDIDGMHNNDPRIVKKTVPISELTFDEASELAYFGAKILHPSTIVPAQKYNVPVRLKNTMDEKAPGTIITSKGTEGSFKAIAAKDGITAINIRSSRMLMAYGFLRRVFEVFENHKTSIDMITTSEVAVSLTIDSNTQLPSIETELRKFGNIEVDKDQTIICIVGQKITEQKGVLKKIFDALSEVPVRMVSCGGSTNNVSVLVDKQYKEKALNDLNEKLFGLK, encoded by the coding sequence ATGGTCGTACTAAAATTTGGAGGAACGTCAGTCGGTAAACCCGAACGCATGAAGAAGATCGCCGAACTTGTGTTAGGCACTCCGGGTAAGAAGATTGTGGTCCTCTCCGCGCTGTCGGGCACCACCAACACGTTGGTGGCCATTGGAGATCATCTCCTGCTGGGACAGAAGGCAAAGGCAGAAGAAGAAATCGCTGCCCTTGAAAAACACTACCAGGCTTTCATCAAAGAACTCTATAGCAGCGACTCCTTCCAGGCCATCGGCCAGGAGCTGGTGAGCCGTTTCTTTATTTTCATCCGCCTGCTGGCGGCCGGCCAGTTCGACAACAAGAGCTATCGCGAATTGCTGGCCCAGGGCGAGCTGATCTCCACCGAATTATTTTATCAGCACCTGCAGGAGCGTAAGATCAGCGCGCGGCTTTTGCCCGCACTGTATTTCATGTCCATCGACGAGAACGACGAGCCGGAACTGGAAAAAATTTCCGAACGCCTCAAGCCGCTGGTCAACTCGCTCAACAACATCGACATCATCATCACGCAAGGCTATATCTGCCGCAACAACCGTAACGAGATCGACAACCTCAAACGCGGCGGAAGCGACTATACCGCATCATTGGTGGGTGCTGCCATCCGCGCCGAAGAGATCCAGATCTGGACCGACATCGACGGCATGCACAACAACGATCCGCGCATCGTGAAAAAAACCGTGCCCATCTCGGAGCTCACCTTCGATGAAGCCTCAGAGCTCGCTTACTTTGGCGCCAAGATCCTGCACCCCTCCACGATCGTGCCCGCACAGAAATACAACGTACCCGTGCGCTTGAAGAACACGATGGACGAAAAAGCACCCGGCACCATCATCACCAGCAAAGGCACCGAAGGCTCGTTCAAGGCCATCGCCGCCAAAGACGGCATCACCGCCATCAACATCCGCTCGTCGCGCATGCTCATGGCGTATGGATTCCTACGCCGCGTTTTCGAAGTGTTTGAAAATCATAAGACGTCCATCGACATGATCACGACCTCCGAAGTCGCCGTGTCGTTGACGATCGATAGCAATACGCAACTTCCTTCCATCGAGACCGAATTGAGAAAATTTGGCAACATCGAAGTGGACAAAGATCAGACCATCATCTGTATCGTTGGTCAGAAGATCACGGAGCAGAAAGGTGTGTTGAAAAAAATCTTTGATGCGCTTTCGGAAGTGCCGGTGCGTATGGTTTCTTGTGGGGGCAGCACCAACAATGTGTCGGTGTTGGTGGATAAGCAATACAAAGAGAAGGCTCTCAACGATCTCAATGAGAAGTTGTTTGGGTTGAAATAG
- a CDS encoding M16 family metallopeptidase, which translates to MRMTSINPIISSWKRLSAFFMLLLLALTGAAQDQLTDKLPVDPRLKVGKLANGLTYYIQKNSRPEKKVELRLVVNAGSILEEDDQQGLAHFTEHMAFNGSKNFKKNDLVSFLQSIGVEFGADLNAYTGFDETVYILPIPTEKKENIEKGFQILEDWATTVAFENGEIDKERGVVLEESRLGKGAEDRMFRVVYPKLFEGSKYATRLPIGKDDILKNFKYDAIKRFYKDWYRPDLMAVIVVGDIDPAEAERLVKQHFEKIKAPASSKARTYADVPARTTSEGLVVTDPEATNPVIEIFYSSKKTKDETTVGDYRDYLVRSLFTALMGTRMQELTQKAEPPFIFGASNIGGFARGFEGYQLFAYVGKSGVDVAMNALIQENERARRYGFTATELDRLKKMMMKGIERSYNERDKTESSNIVSEYVRNFLEKEPIPGIENEYKYFKAYLDGITLDEVNAFAAKTIPPPADHRLVVLSTPEKVGFKIPTNAELLAMADEASKKDPGAYEEKAIAAALLDKAPAPGTITSEKENKAVGTTELTLSNGVKVILKSTDFKNDQVIMNGSRFGGQYLFDPTKDRFNAEFASTVVGQMGVGQFSPLDLRKVLAGKTATVSTRIGPISETLNGQCSAVDVEAMLQLTYLYFTQPRKDDDLFKSFISKQQALYQNMASDPQFTFQDSVISILYKNQPWAPKLPKPENFSKIDEQRALDIYKERFGNANGFTFVLVGKFDLAAIKPLVATYLASLPSTQQKSTFKDVGLRPVKGSVKKEIRKGTEPKSFIRMFWNGEASYSEAEHLKLEALTEVLNIKLIETLREDLSGIYGGGMYGNLNKYPYNYYSAGVSLPCGPENVDKLIKATLAEIEKMKTNGPSETDLNKVKETWKQQYEVNIKDNTFWARQLLQSAELGSTGGEVLSYEKRIAAITPKDVKDAANKYLNMSNYVQVVLYPEK; encoded by the coding sequence ATGAGGATGACATCCATCAACCCTATCATATCGTCATGGAAAAGGCTTAGCGCTTTTTTTATGCTCCTGTTGCTGGCGCTCACCGGCGCCGCACAAGACCAGCTCACCGATAAACTTCCCGTCGACCCCCGGCTGAAAGTGGGCAAACTGGCCAACGGCCTTACCTATTACATTCAGAAAAACTCAAGACCGGAAAAGAAAGTAGAGCTTCGACTGGTGGTTAACGCCGGCTCGATCCTCGAGGAGGACGACCAGCAAGGATTGGCACACTTCACGGAGCACATGGCCTTCAACGGCTCAAAAAATTTCAAGAAGAACGATCTCGTCTCGTTTTTGCAATCGATCGGCGTGGAGTTTGGCGCCGACCTGAATGCCTATACCGGATTTGATGAAACGGTTTATATTCTGCCGATCCCCACCGAAAAAAAGGAGAACATTGAAAAAGGATTTCAGATCCTCGAAGATTGGGCAACTACCGTAGCCTTCGAGAACGGAGAAATCGACAAAGAACGCGGTGTGGTCCTGGAAGAATCGCGGCTGGGCAAAGGCGCCGAAGACCGGATGTTCCGCGTGGTCTATCCCAAATTGTTTGAAGGATCCAAATATGCCACCCGCCTCCCCATCGGGAAAGACGACATCCTGAAAAATTTCAAGTACGATGCCATCAAGCGCTTCTACAAAGACTGGTACCGCCCCGACCTGATGGCCGTGATCGTGGTGGGCGACATCGACCCGGCAGAAGCCGAGCGCCTCGTGAAACAGCATTTTGAAAAAATAAAAGCGCCCGCGTCATCCAAAGCCCGCACTTATGCGGACGTTCCGGCACGCACGACCAGCGAAGGCCTGGTGGTGACCGACCCCGAGGCTACAAACCCCGTGATCGAGATCTTCTATTCCAGCAAAAAGACCAAAGACGAAACTACGGTGGGCGACTACCGCGACTATCTCGTGCGTTCGCTGTTCACGGCCCTGATGGGTACGCGCATGCAGGAGCTGACACAGAAGGCCGAGCCTCCCTTCATTTTTGGCGCCAGCAACATCGGCGGTTTTGCCCGCGGTTTTGAAGGATATCAGTTGTTTGCCTATGTCGGAAAGAGTGGCGTGGACGTAGCCATGAATGCACTGATCCAGGAAAACGAACGTGCCCGTCGCTATGGCTTCACGGCCACCGAACTGGATCGCTTGAAAAAAATGATGATGAAAGGCATTGAACGCAGCTACAACGAGCGCGACAAAACCGAATCGTCGAACATCGTTTCCGAATACGTGCGGAACTTCTTAGAGAAAGAACCGATCCCCGGCATCGAGAACGAATACAAATATTTCAAAGCCTACCTCGACGGCATCACACTAGATGAAGTGAACGCGTTCGCAGCCAAAACCATTCCGCCGCCGGCCGACCATCGCCTGGTGGTGTTGAGCACCCCGGAGAAAGTGGGTTTCAAAATCCCCACCAACGCCGAATTGCTCGCCATGGCCGACGAAGCTTCCAAGAAAGATCCTGGAGCCTATGAGGAAAAAGCGATAGCCGCCGCGTTGCTCGACAAAGCACCCGCTCCTGGCACCATCACCTCCGAAAAAGAAAACAAAGCCGTCGGCACGACCGAACTCACGCTCAGCAACGGTGTGAAAGTGATCCTGAAATCAACAGACTTCAAAAACGATCAGGTGATCATGAACGGATCGCGTTTTGGTGGCCAGTACTTGTTCGATCCCACCAAAGACCGCTTCAACGCCGAGTTCGCCTCGACTGTAGTAGGGCAAATGGGTGTTGGACAATTTTCACCCCTCGACCTGCGCAAAGTGCTCGCCGGAAAAACCGCCACCGTATCGACGCGCATCGGTCCCATCTCGGAAACCCTGAACGGACAATGCAGCGCCGTGGATGTAGAAGCCATGCTGCAGCTCACGTATCTGTATTTCACACAACCGCGCAAAGACGACGACCTGTTCAAGTCGTTTATCTCCAAGCAACAAGCCTTGTATCAAAACATGGCGTCGGATCCGCAGTTCACCTTCCAGGATTCGGTGATCTCCATCTTGTATAAAAATCAGCCCTGGGCACCCAAGCTGCCGAAGCCCGAAAACTTTTCAAAGATCGACGAGCAACGCGCGCTGGATATTTACAAAGAACGCTTTGGCAATGCCAACGGCTTCACGTTTGTACTCGTCGGCAAATTCGACCTGGCCGCGATCAAGCCTTTGGTGGCCACCTACCTCGCCAGCCTTCCCTCCACACAACAAAAGTCAACTTTTAAAGACGTCGGCTTGCGCCCGGTGAAGGGCAGCGTGAAGAAGGAGATCCGGAAAGGCACGGAGCCGAAGAGTTTTATCCGCATGTTCTGGAATGGCGAAGCGTCCTACTCGGAAGCAGAACACCTGAAGCTCGAGGCCCTGACGGAAGTGCTCAACATCAAGCTTATCGAAACACTGCGCGAAGACCTGAGTGGCATTTACGGCGGAGGCATGTATGGCAATCTGAACAAGTACCCCTACAACTATTATTCCGCAGGCGTATCGCTTCCTTGTGGCCCGGAGAATGTCGACAAGCTGATCAAGGCTACGCTCGCCGAAATTGAGAAGATGAAAACTAATGGCCCTTCCGAAACCGACCTGAACAAGGTGAAGGAAACCTGGAAACAGCAATACGAAGTGAACATCAAAGACAACACCTTCTGGGCGCGGCAACTGCTGCAAAGCGCAGAACTCGGCAGCACCGGCGGCGAAGTGTTGAGCTATGAAAAACGCATCGCGGCCATCACACCTAAGGATGTGAAAGATGCCGCCAACAAATACCTCAACATGAGCAACTATGTTCAGGTAGTGCTTTACCCGGAGAAATAG
- a CDS encoding inositol monophosphatase family protein, which translates to MNLKEIQKSVREVCAEVGEFIYTEGANFDRSRIEQKTGFNNLVSYVDKEAERRLVKVLHAILPQAGFITEEGTVEQSKTKEYNWIIDPLDGTTNFLHGLPIYAISIGLSRGDKVVLGAIFHVVRKECFHAIENDDAYCNNQIIRVSTIPTLNESLLATGFPYYHFDKGEVYLDIIKEFLEHTHGIRRLGSAAIDLAYVAAGRLEGFFEYNLNPWDVAAGTLIVQQAGGKVTDFKGGNNFVFGGELCAANGNMHGEMLKLIKNKWY; encoded by the coding sequence ATGAATCTAAAGGAAATCCAAAAGAGCGTAAGGGAAGTTTGCGCAGAGGTGGGAGAATTTATTTACACGGAAGGAGCCAACTTCGACCGTTCACGCATTGAACAAAAGACCGGATTTAACAACCTTGTGTCGTATGTGGACAAAGAAGCGGAGCGGCGGCTTGTCAAAGTGTTGCACGCCATCCTGCCGCAGGCCGGCTTCATCACCGAAGAGGGCACGGTAGAGCAATCGAAGACCAAAGAATACAACTGGATCATTGATCCTTTGGACGGGACCACGAACTTCCTGCACGGCCTGCCCATCTATGCCATCAGCATCGGGTTGTCGCGGGGCGACAAAGTGGTGTTGGGTGCCATCTTTCACGTGGTGCGCAAAGAATGTTTTCACGCTATCGAAAACGACGACGCGTATTGCAACAACCAGATCATCCGCGTGTCGACCATCCCAACCCTGAACGAGAGTTTGCTGGCCACGGGTTTTCCCTACTATCATTTCGACAAAGGCGAAGTGTACCTGGACATCATCAAAGAATTCCTGGAACACACCCATGGCATTCGCCGGCTGGGCAGTGCGGCCATTGACCTGGCGTATGTAGCGGCCGGACGCCTGGAGGGATTTTTTGAATACAATCTCAACCCCTGGGATGTGGCGGCGGGTACCCTCATCGTACAGCAGGCCGGTGGAAAAGTGACCGACTTCAAAGGTGGAAACAATTTCGTATTTGGTGGCGAGCTGTGTGCCGCCAACGGCAATATGCATGGCGAAATGCTGAAGCTCATCAAGAACAAATGGTATTGA
- the rsmI gene encoding 16S rRNA (cytidine(1402)-2'-O)-methyltransferase: MEQKTSLYIVPTPIGNLADITLRALDILKSVDLILAEDTRTSGFLLKHYAISKPLQSFHNFNEHKVVNVFIQRMEKGEVMALVSDAGTPGISDPGFLIIRACLQAGLKVECLPGPTAFVPALVKSGLPCDRFVFEGFLPVKKGRQTLLTALAKEERTMIFYESPYRLVKTLEHFKEYFGSQRKASVSRELSKMFEETVNGTLEEITLHFQSKEVKGEIVMVVAGYEE, encoded by the coding sequence ATGGAGCAAAAGACATCACTCTATATTGTGCCCACCCCCATCGGCAACCTGGCCGACATCACGCTGCGCGCACTCGATATTCTCAAGTCGGTAGACCTGATCCTGGCAGAAGACACCCGCACGTCGGGTTTTCTATTGAAACACTATGCCATCAGCAAACCGCTGCAAAGCTTTCACAACTTCAACGAACACAAAGTGGTGAATGTCTTTATTCAGCGCATGGAAAAAGGTGAGGTGATGGCGCTGGTTTCGGATGCGGGCACGCCGGGCATCTCCGATCCGGGCTTTCTCATCATCCGTGCCTGTCTGCAAGCCGGTTTGAAAGTGGAATGCTTGCCGGGGCCCACGGCGTTTGTGCCGGCGCTGGTGAAGTCGGGCTTGCCTTGCGACCGCTTTGTGTTCGAAGGCTTTTTGCCGGTGAAGAAAGGGAGACAAACCCTGCTCACGGCGCTGGCCAAAGAAGAACGCACCATGATCTTTTATGAGTCGCCCTATCGCCTGGTGAAAACATTGGAGCACTTCAAAGAATATTTCGGAAGCCAACGCAAGGCATCCGTCTCGCGCGAGCTTTCAAAGATGTTTGAGGAGACGGTGAACGGCACGCTGGAGGAGATCACGCTTCATTTCCAATCCAAGGAAGTGAAGGGAGAGATCGTGATGGTGGTGGCCGGCTATGAGGAATGA
- a CDS encoding GWxTD domain-containing protein translates to MRYPFIVLLLLTLNAGAQTLRDINYTFLYNPAEPFTFDVKVTRNATGWTAFYSLTVRDTTQRADQFLVQWDTRSSLGDKEGTPVTSESVAKTLDKFKVEGELKVPLSSSPLILTTKVLNNNLKHAWLFWRILEPNYPTNGFLTTGTKPVTTPYVKVNTPVTLRGDEGARIVSYYGDDFPAAVPAFSEGMARVSRGLHVDTTMTMTDGQEISFPRKGLYLVQKDTLSAEGVAFRVEDDYPRLARIQSLADPLIYVCTRQEFDRVKAAKGDKKAFDRVILGITGDTERAKHFMRTYFRRVELANQYFTSYKEGWKTDRGMIYIIFGLPNQIFRFNDREVWDYKDAMFKKIEFTFVKSSTLFDPDNFVLIRDKKFQETWYDVIDLWRNARFN, encoded by the coding sequence ATGCGATACCCATTCATCGTCCTTTTATTGCTCACCCTCAACGCCGGAGCCCAGACCCTCCGCGACATTAATTATACCTTCCTCTACAATCCGGCAGAGCCCTTCACATTCGATGTGAAAGTGACCCGCAACGCGACCGGCTGGACGGCCTTTTATTCCCTCACCGTACGCGACACCACCCAACGCGCAGACCAGTTCCTCGTGCAGTGGGACACGCGCAGCTCGCTGGGTGACAAGGAGGGTACCCCCGTCACGAGTGAAAGCGTCGCTAAAACGCTGGACAAATTTAAGGTGGAGGGTGAACTGAAGGTGCCCCTCTCGAGCTCTCCCCTCATCCTAACCACCAAAGTACTCAACAACAACCTGAAACACGCGTGGCTTTTCTGGCGCATCCTGGAACCCAACTATCCCACCAATGGATTCCTGACCACCGGCACAAAGCCCGTGACCACGCCTTATGTGAAAGTGAACACACCCGTAACGCTCCGCGGTGACGAGGGGGCCCGCATCGTTTCTTATTACGGCGACGATTTCCCCGCCGCTGTGCCGGCCTTCTCCGAAGGGATGGCCCGTGTATCGCGTGGTCTGCACGTCGACACCACGATGACCATGACCGACGGACAGGAAATATCTTTTCCCCGAAAGGGATTATACCTCGTGCAGAAAGATACCCTGAGTGCCGAGGGCGTTGCCTTTCGCGTCGAGGACGATTACCCGCGGCTGGCGAGAATTCAGAGCCTGGCCGATCCGTTGATCTATGTGTGCACGCGTCAGGAATTTGATCGCGTAAAAGCCGCCAAGGGCGACAAGAAAGCTTTCGACCGGGTGATCCTGGGCATCACCGGCGACACCGAGCGTGCGAAACATTTTATGCGCACCTACTTCCGTCGCGTGGAATTGGCCAATCAATACTTCACTTCCTATAAAGAAGGGTGGAAAACCGATCGCGGCATGATCTACATTATTTTCGGGTTGCCCAACCAGATCTTCCGCTTCAACGATCGTGAAGTGTGGGACTACAAGGATGCGATGTTCAAAAAGATAGAATTCACCTTCGTGAAATCGAGCACACTTTTTGACCCCGATAATTTTGTACTGATCCGCGACAAAAAATTTCAAGAGACGTGGTACGACGTGATCGACCTCTGGCGTAACGCCCGCTTTAACTAA